Proteins encoded together in one Salvelinus fontinalis isolate EN_2023a chromosome 6, ASM2944872v1, whole genome shotgun sequence window:
- the LOC129858668 gene encoding uncharacterized protein LOC129858668 produces the protein MVLPALKLIMVLPALKLIMVLPALKLIMVLPALKLIMVLPALKLIMVLPALKLIMVLLGVTLPALKLIMVLPGLKLIMVLPALKLIMVLLGVTLPALKLIMVLPGLKLIMVLPALKLIMVLPGLKLIMVLPALKLIMVLPALKLIMVLPALKLIMVLPGLKLIMVLPALKLIMVLPALKLIMVLPALKLIMVLPALKLIMVPPAIKLIMVPPALKLIMVLPALKLIMVLPALKLIMVLPALKLIMVLPALKLIMVLPAIKLIMVPPALKLIMVLSALKLIMVLPALKLIMVLPALKLIM, from the exons ATGGTGCTCCCAGCTCTGAAGCTGATCATGGTGCTCCCAGCTCTAAAGTTGATCATGGTGCTCCCAGCTCTAAAGCTGATCATGGTGCTCCCAGCTCTAAAGCTGATCATGGTGCTCCCAGCTCTAAAGCTGATCATGGTGCTCCCAGCTCTGAAGCTGATCATGGTGCTCct gggtgtaacaCTCCCAGCTCTAAAGCTGATCATGGTGCTCCCAGGTTTAAAGCTGATCATGGTGCTCCCAGCTCTGAAGCTGATCATGGTGCTCct gggtgtaacaCTCCCAGCTCTAAAGCTGATCATGGTGCTCCCAGGTTTAAAGCTGATCATGGTGCTCCCAGCTCTGAAGCTGATCATGGTGCTCCCAGGTCTAAAGCTGATCATGGTGCTCCCAGCTCTGAAGCTGATCATGGTGCTCCCAGCTCTGAAGCTGATCATGGTGCTCCCAGCTCTAAAGCTGATCATGGTGCTCCCAGGTCTAAAGCTGATCATGGTGCTCCCAGCTCTGAAGCTGATCATGGTGCTCCCAGCTCTGAAGCTGATCATGGTGCTCCCAGCTCTGAAGCTGATCATGGTGCTCCCAGCTCTGAAGCTGATCATGGTGCCTCCAGCTATAAAGCTGATCATGGTGCCTCCAGCTCTAAAGCTGATCATGGTGCTCCCAGCTCTGAAGCTGATCATGGTGCTCCCAGCTCTAAAGCTGATCATGGTGCTCCCAGCTCTAAAGCTGATCATGGTGCTCCCAGCTCTAAAGCTGATCATGGTGCTCCCAGCTATAAAGCTGATCATGGTGCCTCCAGCTCTAAAGCTGATCATGGTGCTCTCAGCTCTAAAGCTGATCATGGTGCTCCCAGCTCTAAAGCTGATCATGGTGCTCCCAGCTCTAAAGCTGATCATGTGA